In Salvelinus fontinalis isolate EN_2023a chromosome 25, ASM2944872v1, whole genome shotgun sequence, one genomic interval encodes:
- the LOC129823106 gene encoding translocon-associated protein subunit alpha-like isoform X2 — protein sequence MMTFLPKLLLLVLLAFPATIIMKGSLVAAQDATEDEEAADEDAVDDDVNAEDEDDEAEVEDDENTELTEEKEDEEEAVGGDVKASPNADTTILFVKGDDFPANDIVKFLMGFTNKGSDNFVVESLDASFRYPQDFQFYIQNFTALQLGIVVPAGRQATFEYSFIPAEPMGGRPFGLVINLNYKDSNGNLFQDAVFNQTVTITEREDGLDGETIFMYVFLSGLGLLVVVGLHQLLESRKRRRPAAKVEMGTSSHNDVDMSWIPQETLNQINKASPRRSPRKRTQKRSAGSDE from the exons ATGATGACATTTCTACCTAAACTGCTTTTGCTAGTATTACTAGCTTTCCCGGCAACGATTATCATGAAAG GGTCATTGGTGGCAGCTCAGGATGCTACTGAGGACGAGGAGGCAGCTGATGAAGATGCTGTGGATGATGACGTGAACGCAGAGGATGAGGATGACGAGGCCGAAGTTGAAGATGATGAAAATACGGAATTG ACGGAAGaaaaagaggatgaggaggaagccGTAGGAGGAGATGTGAAAGCCTCCCCCAATGCTGACACCACCATCCTCTTCGTCAAGGGAGATG ACTTCCCAGCTAACGACATTGTGAAGTTCCTGATGGGCTTCACCAACAAAGGCAGCGACAACTTTGTGGTGGAGTCACTGGACGCATCCTTCCGCTACCCGCAGGACTTCCAGTTTTACATCCAGAACTTCACAGCCCTGCAGCTGGGAATAGTGGTGCCTGCCGGGCGCCAGGCCACATTTGAGTACTCCTTCATCCCCGCCGAGCCCATGGGTGGGCGCCCCTTCGGCCTGGTTATCAACCTCAACTACAAGGACAGCAAC GGTAACTTGTTCCAGGATGCTGTGTTCAACCAGACTGTGaccatcacagagagagaggacggactGGACGGAGAGAC GATCTTCATGTATGTGTTCCTGTCTGGTTTGGgtctgctggtggtggtaggccTTCATCAGCTGCTAGAGTCCAGAAAG AGGAGGCGGCCAGCTGCCAAGGTGGAGATGGGCACTTCTAGCCACAACGATGTGGACATGAGCTGGATTCCCCAGGAGACCCTTAACCAGATCA ACAAGGCTTCCCCCAGACGATCTCCCCGCAAGCGGACACAGAAGCGCTCTGCTGGTTCGGACGAGTGA
- the LOC129823106 gene encoding translocon-associated protein subunit alpha-like isoform X1 — MMTFLPKLLLLVLLAFPATIIMKGSLVAAQDATEDEEAADEDAVDDDVNAEDEDDEAEVEDDENTELTEEKEDEEEAVGGDVKASPNADTTILFVKGDDFPANDIVKFLMGFTNKGSDNFVVESLDASFRYPQDFQFYIQNFTALQLGIVVPAGRQATFEYSFIPAEPMGGRPFGLVINLNYKDSNGNLFQDAVFNQTVTITEREDGLDGETIFMYVFLSGLGLLVVVGLHQLLESRKRRRPAAKVEMGTSSHNDVDMSWIPQETLNQIMQSRRDKASPRRSPRKRTQKRSAGSDE, encoded by the exons ATGATGACATTTCTACCTAAACTGCTTTTGCTAGTATTACTAGCTTTCCCGGCAACGATTATCATGAAAG GGTCATTGGTGGCAGCTCAGGATGCTACTGAGGACGAGGAGGCAGCTGATGAAGATGCTGTGGATGATGACGTGAACGCAGAGGATGAGGATGACGAGGCCGAAGTTGAAGATGATGAAAATACGGAATTG ACGGAAGaaaaagaggatgaggaggaagccGTAGGAGGAGATGTGAAAGCCTCCCCCAATGCTGACACCACCATCCTCTTCGTCAAGGGAGATG ACTTCCCAGCTAACGACATTGTGAAGTTCCTGATGGGCTTCACCAACAAAGGCAGCGACAACTTTGTGGTGGAGTCACTGGACGCATCCTTCCGCTACCCGCAGGACTTCCAGTTTTACATCCAGAACTTCACAGCCCTGCAGCTGGGAATAGTGGTGCCTGCCGGGCGCCAGGCCACATTTGAGTACTCCTTCATCCCCGCCGAGCCCATGGGTGGGCGCCCCTTCGGCCTGGTTATCAACCTCAACTACAAGGACAGCAAC GGTAACTTGTTCCAGGATGCTGTGTTCAACCAGACTGTGaccatcacagagagagaggacggactGGACGGAGAGAC GATCTTCATGTATGTGTTCCTGTCTGGTTTGGgtctgctggtggtggtaggccTTCATCAGCTGCTAGAGTCCAGAAAG AGGAGGCGGCCAGCTGCCAAGGTGGAGATGGGCACTTCTAGCCACAACGATGTGGACATGAGCTGGATTCCCCAGGAGACCCTTAACCAGATCA TGCAGAGTCGGCGAG ACAAGGCTTCCCCCAGACGATCTCCCCGCAAGCGGACACAGAAGCGCTCTGCTGGTTCGGACGAGTGA